One Acropora palmata chromosome 2, jaAcrPala1.3, whole genome shotgun sequence genomic window carries:
- the LOC141873741 gene encoding uncharacterized protein LOC141873741, with protein sequence MGQTCSWMYCSCCRNCACCDFDSTVCGPRYARYRGDDNDVDLENIIGDLLELDPLQYDKESGMDKISHWIDAATVQVGMPPSFVAISRAKCIKYWQVLQTKPASKLSGSFVRFCFEKRPNGELPRLLIEHKGKSVIVRSPQERNVIKSNNPEVHV encoded by the coding sequence ATGGGGCAAACGTGCAGTTGGATGTACTGTTCCTGTTGTAGAAATTGTGCATGTTGTGACTTCGATTCCACCGTTTGTGGGCCGCGTTATGCACGATACCGAGGCGACGACAATGATGTCGACTTGGAAAACATCATTGGTGACCTTCTAGAACTCGATCCCCTGCAATACGATAAAGAAAGCGGGATGGATAAAATCAGCCATTGGATTGACGCTGCTACTGTACAAGTCGGTATGCCGCCAAGTTTCGTGGCCATTAGTCGAGCAAAATGCATCAAATACTGGCAAGTTTTACAGACAAAACCAGCCTCTAAACTTAGTGGTTCCTTTGTAAGGTTTTGCTTCGAAAAGCGTCCAAATGGAGAACTTCCCAGGTTACTAATAGAACACAAGGGAAAATCAGTGATTGTCCGGAGTCCTCAGGAAAGGAATGTGATCAAATCGAATAACCCCGAGGTTCATGTGTGA